A genomic region of Bacteroidales bacterium contains the following coding sequences:
- the rnhA gene encoding ribonuclease HI → MHITIYTDGSSLGNPGPGGYGVVMLAGPHRKELSQGYQRTTNNRMELLAVIVALEALKFPKSQVTIHTDSQYVVNSVEKRWVFDWEKKRFAGKKNSDLWIRFLKIYHSHHVRFVWVKGHAGNKENERCDYLAVTAAQSKDLLEDTGYIEEQ, encoded by the coding sequence ATGCACATCACCATATATACAGACGGATCTTCACTGGGCAATCCGGGGCCGGGAGGATACGGAGTTGTTATGTTGGCCGGACCACATCGAAAAGAACTGTCTCAGGGTTATCAACGTACCACGAATAACCGGATGGAATTACTGGCGGTGATTGTTGCTCTTGAAGCTTTAAAGTTTCCCAAAAGCCAGGTAACTATCCATACAGACTCCCAGTATGTAGTTAATTCTGTAGAAAAAAGATGGGTATTCGACTGGGAAAAGAAAAGATTCGCAGGAAAGAAAAACAGTGACTTGTGGATACGTTTCTTAAAAATATACCATTCTCATCATGTCCGTTTTGTATGGGTTAAAGGACATGCCGGAAATAAGGAGAATGAACGGTGTGATTATCTAGCAGTCACCGCTGCACAGAGTAAGGATCTATTGGAAGATACCGGGTATATAGAAGAACAATGA